Part of the Synechococcus sp. MU1617 genome, TGTGGGCGATGCAGCGGGCTATGTCACCAAGAGCTCCGGTGAAGGCATTTATTTTGCTGCCAAGAGCGGCCGGATGTGTGCGGAAGCGATTGTTGAAATCTCCAACAACGGTGCTTCCATCCCCACCGAAAAACAGATCAAGTCGACCTACCTCAAGCGCTGGGACCGTAAATACGGTGCCACCTATGTGGTGCTCGACATCCTGCAGCGAATCTTCTACCGCAACGACGCTGCCCGCGAAGCCTTCGTGGAGATGTGCGATGACAAGGACGTGCAGAAGCTGACCTTCGACAGCTACCTGTACAAGCGGGTGGTGATGATGAATCCCTGGCAGCAGATCAAGCTCACCCTCCGCACCCTCGGCAGCCTGATCCGGGGCGAAGCCCTGGCTCCATCCGATTACAACCCTGTTCCGTCGGCTGTTGGTCGTTCAGACGGCGATTTCCTAGCGGAGGAAGCGGCCCAGCAGATCAAGGCTCAGGCCGGTGAATCCAAGGGGTCCAACTCCAAGGGTTCCGAGTCGAAGGAAAAGGCCGGAGTCTCCTGAGGGAGACCGGCCCATAACATCGCTGAAGCTGCTGGTTAGTTGCGCGACTCGATCGCTTTGCCAGCGGCATCCTTAATCCGCTCAATCCCTTGCTCAAGGTTCTTGGCGGGGGATGTTTCTTTTTTGGTCGTCGACCAGACGTTGATGGCGTAAACGGCGGCGGCAGCAAGGATCACCGCCGCAATCACGGTTCCCAGACCTTGGCCACCTTGGCGGATCACCACAGGCTGCTGGGTGGTGTTTGTCTCTTGATCAGGCATTGCAGCTGAATGGACTTGCCCCTGCTTAGCCGCAGAGGCCAGCACTGCCATTTATTTGGATTGAATCGATTCAAACTCAGCCAACACCGATGCCTGATTGCGCAGGACGGCCAACAGGTTGAGTCGATTGAGCCTCAGCGCGGAATCGTCGACCATCACCATCACGCTGGTGTCACCATCAAAGAAGGCCTGGAGAGCCGGGGTTGCTGCGACAAGCGCATCGGCGAGGGATTGATACGACCGCTGCTGAGCCAGTGGCTGCAGCTGCTCCAGAGCGGCGAACAGATCCTTCTCACTGGCTGACTCGAAGCGCTCGGGCTGAACCACATCACCGGCCACAAGCTGATCCCGTGTCAGATCACCTTTTTCAGCAAGCTTGGCTGCCCGTTGCACCACCGCCTGGACGGCATCCAGCTGACCGCTGTCCCGAAGGTCACGCAACAGCTGAATCCGCTGTTTCACATCCAGGGGATCACTGAGCAGACGCTGGCTGGAGACGGCATCACCAGCAACAGCCTGCACCAGATCGGGAGCAAAGCCGTCGTCTTCCAGTTGAGACACGATCCGCTGCCGCATCAGCTGACAGAGGTCGTTATGCAATTGGCTGGAATCCACCCCAAAGGCAGGGAAAAGGGAAGCCCACTCCGCCACGGCGTTGTTGAGGAACGCCATGAGGTCAAGGCGCCAAGCCATGCCCCAGAGAATCTGCACAACGCCATTGCCGGCCCGCCGCAGGGCATAGGGGTCGGAGGATCCTGTCGGCCGCTCTCCCTTGGCAAAGATGCTGAGCAGCAGCTCAAGCCGTTCCGCCAAGGCCACAACAGCTCCCGCGAGGGTTGCGGGCAGGGCATCACCGGCGCCCCGGGGCAGATAGTGCTCCACCACAGCGAGAGCGACATCGCGAGGTTCTCCCTCCTCCAGGAGGTATTTGCCCCCCATCAGGCCCTGAAGTTCAGGGAACTCGCCCACCATCTGGCTGACCAGATCGTTCTTGCAGAAATGAGCGGCACGCTGGGCCGCATCCGCCACGCTCTGATCAAGACCGAGTTGCTTCAACAGCAGCCCCGTCAGCCGCTCGATCCGCTCGGAGCGGTCCAGAAGACTGCCCAGCCCTTCAGCGAAGGTGACGCGATCAAGGGCTTCACGCCGAGATGCGCTGGATTGACGTCGGTCAACGTCCAGAAAAAATTCGGCATCCGCCAGGCGCGCTCCAAGCACGCGTTCATTGCCACGAACGATTAATGAAGACGCCGGGGCCAGGCCATTGCCCACCAACAGGAACTGGGGCCGAAGCACAGCCTCAGCGGTGAGACGGAGCGGGTCAGCCTCCAGGCCAGGCACCTGGAGTGGCACATAACGCTGGTGAGCCTGCATCACCGTGCTGATCACCTCCGGAGGAAGCTGAAGGAACCGTTCAGCAATGGTCCCCTCGAGAATCCTGGGATCTTCAACCAGGTCCACCAGTTCCTCGAAAAGAGACTCCGGACAGTCGGGTGTTCCATTGGCGGCCTGAGCCGACTGATCAAGGCTGGTGCGAATCCGTTTGGCCCGCTCCGCACGATCGACAACAACGCCGGCGGCGGCGAGGGTTTCACCAAACACCTCCGCTGATGCGATGGACAGTGGCTCGTCACCATGGAGACGGTGGGCACGGCTCAAACGATCGCTGCGGACCTCGGGGTCAGCGCCGTCGAGCACCACAGGGATCACCTCTGACCCCTTGAGAACTAGCAGCCAGCGAATGGGGCGGCTGAAGCGCTGGGCTCCGGTGCCCCAGCGCATGAACCGCCGGCCCTGGAGAGCATCAATCCATTGGGGAATCAGCCCCTGGAGTA contains:
- the glyS gene encoding glycine--tRNA ligase subunit beta, translating into MTATFLLEIGTEELPADFVRQALDQLQQRVSRDLREARLAHGAVLVFGTPRRLVVSVAELEDRQPDLQEDRKGPPVAQAFKDGIPGPAAIGFAKRCGVDPSALEQRETPKGPCVFATVLTPGQASVELLQGLIPQWIDALQGRRFMRWGTGAQRFSRPIRWLLVLKGSEVIPVVLDGADPEVRSDRLSRAHRLHGDEPLSIASAEVFGETLAAAGVVVDRAERAKRIRTSLDQSAQAANGTPDCPESLFEELVDLVEDPRILEGTIAERFLQLPPEVISTVMQAHQRYVPLQVPGLEADPLRLTAEAVLRPQFLLVGNGLAPASSLIVRGNERVLGARLADAEFFLDVDRRQSSASRREALDRVTFAEGLGSLLDRSERIERLTGLLLKQLGLDQSVADAAQRAAHFCKNDLVSQMVGEFPELQGLMGGKYLLEEGEPRDVALAVVEHYLPRGAGDALPATLAGAVVALAERLELLLSIFAKGERPTGSSDPYALRRAGNGVVQILWGMAWRLDLMAFLNNAVAEWASLFPAFGVDSSQLHNDLCQLMRQRIVSQLEDDGFAPDLVQAVAGDAVSSQRLLSDPLDVKQRIQLLRDLRDSGQLDAVQAVVQRAAKLAEKGDLTRDQLVAGDVVQPERFESASEKDLFAALEQLQPLAQQRSYQSLADALVAATPALQAFFDGDTSVMVMVDDSALRLNRLNLLAVLRNQASVLAEFESIQSK